From the Myxococcales bacterium genome, one window contains:
- a CDS encoding VOC family protein — protein MRPQPLICCTDVEASSRWYQTILGAHSAHGGPAYERLMIGARLVLQLHHFDVEHDHGAIGDPADRPYGNGVLLWFETDDFDAAVARATALGATVWRAPHRNPPAGDGGPDHREIWLRDPDGYGVVIASRDGEASQPRP, from the coding sequence ATGCGCCCGCAGCCGCTGATCTGTTGCACCGACGTCGAGGCCTCGAGCCGCTGGTACCAGACGATCCTCGGCGCTCACAGCGCGCACGGCGGGCCTGCGTACGAGCGGCTGATGATCGGCGCGCGGCTCGTGCTCCAGCTGCACCACTTCGACGTCGAGCACGACCACGGGGCCATCGGCGACCCGGCCGACCGACCGTATGGCAACGGGGTCCTGCTGTGGTTCGAGACCGACGACTTCGACGCGGCGGTCGCGCGCGCGACCGCCCTCGGCGCCACGGTGTGGCGGGCGCCGCATCGCAACCCGCCCGCGGGCGACGGCGGGCCCGATCACCGCGAGATCTGGCTGCGCGACCCCGACGGCTACGGCGTCGTGATCGCGAGCCGCGACGGCGAGGCCAGCCAGCCGCGGCCGTGA
- a CDS encoding trypsin-like serine protease, translating to MLAARSCAPLLAAALGLVAGCVEPGEAPLGEQPQAIVNGIADPNHRYVVGVGGANRAFCTGTVISRRTVLTAGHCIGGVRNIFLGPSINGAAGTRIAVAEEILHPLYRALPNDNATFDLGILRLAADAPVQAAPLLRDTMTNTPRFIGPALVFVGYGVTSGAGAGFGTRRVATFPIKVIGPAVVGNSYPAPDDLTPELFYFLNSETMNRTTCSGDSGGPAFFVEHGVEWLTGVTSSGDADCTLDGAEQRADLPFITDFIQPHIDQFEAGDPCRADGVCAEACTVDGQVGDPDCAAAHCAADGVCAEACTAPRDPDCTAIAAGNCGDNGVCDPTCPADPDCARQCGAEGNCIPGCDDPDCVGQPPGPDAGAGATDADDAGGCGCRTGAPPTLATLAWLLAAAAVLRRRAPR from the coding sequence ATGCTCGCCGCTCGGTCGTGCGCTCCGCTCCTGGCCGCTGCCCTCGGCCTCGTCGCCGGCTGTGTCGAGCCGGGCGAGGCGCCGCTGGGGGAACAGCCCCAGGCGATCGTCAACGGCATCGCCGATCCCAACCACCGCTACGTCGTCGGCGTCGGCGGCGCGAACCGCGCGTTCTGCACCGGCACGGTGATCTCGCGCCGGACCGTGCTGACCGCGGGCCACTGCATCGGCGGGGTCCGCAACATCTTCCTGGGTCCGTCGATCAACGGCGCCGCCGGCACGCGGATCGCCGTGGCCGAGGAGATCCTGCACCCGCTCTACCGCGCGCTGCCCAACGACAACGCCACGTTCGATCTCGGCATCCTGCGCCTGGCCGCCGACGCCCCAGTGCAGGCGGCGCCGCTCCTGCGCGACACGATGACCAACACCCCGCGCTTCATCGGGCCGGCGCTGGTGTTCGTCGGCTACGGCGTGACCTCCGGGGCCGGCGCGGGCTTCGGCACCCGGCGCGTCGCGACCTTCCCGATCAAGGTCATCGGCCCGGCGGTGGTGGGCAACTCGTACCCGGCCCCCGACGACCTGACGCCCGAGCTGTTCTACTTCCTCAACAGCGAGACGATGAACCGCACGACCTGCAGCGGCGACTCCGGCGGGCCGGCGTTCTTCGTCGAGCACGGCGTCGAGTGGCTGACCGGCGTGACCTCGTCGGGCGACGCCGACTGCACGCTCGACGGCGCCGAGCAGCGCGCCGATCTGCCGTTCATCACCGACTTCATCCAGCCGCACATCGATCAGTTCGAGGCCGGCGATCCGTGCCGGGCCGACGGCGTCTGCGCCGAGGCCTGCACCGTCGACGGTCAGGTCGGCGACCCCGACTGCGCCGCCGCCCACTGCGCCGCCGACGGCGTCTGCGCCGAGGCCTGCACCGCCCCGCGCGATCCCGACTGCACCGCCATCGCCGCGGGCAACTGCGGCGACAACGGCGTCTGCGACCCGACCTGCCCCGCCGACCCCGACTGCGCCCGGCAGTGCGGCGCCGAGGGCAACTGCATCCCCGGCTGCGACGACCCCGACTGCGTCGGGCAGCCGCCCGGCCCTGACGCCGGCGCGGGCGCGACCGACGCCGACGACGCCGGCGGCTGCGGGTGCCGCACCGGCGCGCCACCGACCCTCGCCACTCTCGCCTGGCTCCTCGCCGCGGCCGCGGTCCTGCGCCGACGCGCGCCGCGGTGA
- a CDS encoding DUF1801 domain-containing protein has product MTRAASRARAPRPSAAASKATAPKAAPKTAAPKAAAPKPAAKPAAAKPAAKAAPQKPPRARAAVARAVPPTEATSAGHRARPVTLLSGGNPQIAKADGDAPVQAYLAALPPWKQDIGRRLDALIVRTVPGVRKAVKWNSPFYGLDGQGWFLGLHTFTRYLKVAFFRGASLRPIPPGTSKGKDTRYLDIHEGDALDDALLASWVTQAAALPGWIP; this is encoded by the coding sequence ATGACCAGGGCCGCGTCCCGCGCACGCGCGCCGCGCCCGTCGGCCGCCGCGTCGAAGGCCACCGCGCCGAAGGCCGCGCCGAAGACCGCCGCGCCGAAAGCCGCTGCGCCGAAGCCTGCGGCGAAGCCCGCCGCTGCGAAGCCCGCCGCCAAGGCCGCGCCGCAGAAGCCGCCCAGGGCCCGCGCCGCGGTGGCCCGAGCGGTCCCGCCGACCGAGGCCACGTCCGCCGGTCATCGGGCGCGGCCGGTGACGCTGCTGTCGGGCGGCAACCCGCAGATCGCGAAGGCCGACGGCGACGCCCCGGTGCAGGCGTACCTCGCCGCGCTGCCGCCCTGGAAGCAGGACATCGGGCGCAGGCTCGACGCGCTGATCGTGCGGACCGTGCCCGGCGTGCGCAAGGCGGTGAAGTGGAACTCGCCGTTCTACGGACTCGACGGCCAGGGCTGGTTCCTGGGGCTCCACACCTTCACGCGCTACCTCAAGGTCGCGTTCTTCCGCGGCGCGTCGCTGCGCCCGATCCCGCCCGGCACCAGCAAGGGCAAGGACACGCGCTACCTCGACATCCACGAGGGCGACGCGCTCGACGACGCGCTGCTGGCGAGCTGGGTGACGCAGGCGGCGGCGCTGCCCGGCTGGATCCCCTGA
- a CDS encoding HRDC domain-containing protein, which produces MPDAPTRWIRTADQLEDLVDDLAGVRAIGLDTEADSLHHYAEQVCLIQLTAFGGASCLIDPLAVRDLAPLAPILEDPTVVKVVHGGDNDVTSLRRDFDLRFRTIFDTAIAARLLGDAEVGLQALVRAELGVELSKGSQRDDWSKRPLTPKQEAYALADVAHLMALATRLTARLAAAGRTEWAREEFAALEGLVPNASTRTEPDGFRRIKGSAALSRRQQAVLRELYVWREARAAAADRPPFKIVGPELLLTLAERSPTAVADVARALAAYPRQADEVEAVAAAIARGLALPERDLPNLTHGERKTFAPAAKRRVVALRAWRDGEAERSRLDPAIVLSQRVIERVAVAGPRSLDELAEIDGVRRWRVDAWGPALLAAAG; this is translated from the coding sequence GTGCCCGACGCCCCGACTCGATGGATCCGCACCGCTGATCAGCTCGAAGACCTCGTCGACGACCTGGCCGGGGTCCGCGCGATCGGCCTCGACACCGAGGCGGACAGCCTGCACCACTACGCCGAGCAGGTCTGCCTGATCCAGCTGACCGCGTTCGGCGGCGCGTCGTGCCTGATCGATCCCCTGGCGGTGCGCGATCTGGCGCCGCTCGCGCCGATCCTCGAGGACCCGACGGTGGTCAAGGTGGTCCACGGCGGCGACAACGACGTCACGTCGCTGCGGCGCGACTTCGACCTGCGCTTCCGCACGATCTTCGACACGGCGATCGCGGCGCGGCTCCTGGGCGACGCCGAGGTCGGGCTGCAGGCGCTGGTGCGCGCCGAGCTGGGGGTCGAGCTCAGCAAGGGCAGCCAGCGCGACGACTGGTCGAAGCGTCCGCTGACCCCGAAGCAAGAGGCGTACGCGCTGGCCGACGTCGCGCACCTGATGGCGCTGGCGACCCGGCTCACCGCGCGCCTGGCCGCCGCGGGCCGCACCGAGTGGGCGCGCGAGGAGTTCGCGGCGCTCGAGGGCCTGGTGCCCAACGCCTCGACGCGCACGGAGCCCGACGGGTTCCGGCGGATCAAGGGCTCCGCCGCGCTGTCGCGGCGGCAGCAGGCCGTGCTGCGCGAGCTGTACGTGTGGCGGGAGGCGCGCGCCGCCGCCGCCGATCGGCCGCCGTTCAAGATCGTCGGCCCCGAGCTGCTCCTGACGCTGGCCGAGCGATCGCCGACGGCCGTGGCCGACGTGGCCCGCGCGCTGGCGGCCTACCCGCGCCAGGCCGATGAGGTCGAGGCCGTGGCCGCGGCCATCGCGCGCGGCCTGGCGCTGCCCGAGCGCGATCTGCCGAACCTCACGCACGGCGAGCGCAAGACGTTCGCGCCCGCGGCCAAGCGCCGGGTCGTGGCGCTGCGCGCCTGGCGTGACGGCGAGGCCGAGCGGTCCCGGCTCGACCCGGCGATCGTCCTGTCCCAGCGCGTGATCGAGCGCGTCGCCGTCGCCGGCCCGCGCTCGCTCGACGAGCTCGCCGAGATCGACGGCGTGCGCCGCTGGCGGGTCGACGCGTGGGGCCCGGCGCTGCTCGCCGCCGCCGGCTGA
- a CDS encoding GNAT family N-acetyltransferase: MVADLRLRSATLDDVDALVALVESAYRGDASRAGWTTEADLLGGRRTDATDLRACLERPHSRVLVADDDAGLIACAHVMVDDGAGYFGMFAVAPGRQGGGLGGAVLAEAERLVRDDWHLPTMRMTVIDVRAELIAYYQRRGYVRTGVHRPFPYGDERFGEPKRPDLRFEVLEKQLGTGA; the protein is encoded by the coding sequence ATGGTCGCCGATCTGCGCTTGCGGAGCGCCACCCTCGACGACGTCGACGCGCTGGTCGCGCTCGTCGAGTCGGCGTACCGCGGCGACGCCAGCCGCGCGGGCTGGACCACCGAGGCCGATCTGCTGGGCGGGCGCCGGACCGACGCGACCGACCTCCGCGCCTGCCTCGAGCGTCCGCACAGCCGCGTCCTGGTCGCGGACGACGACGCCGGGCTGATCGCGTGCGCGCACGTGATGGTGGACGACGGCGCCGGCTACTTCGGGATGTTCGCCGTCGCGCCGGGGCGACAGGGCGGCGGGCTCGGCGGCGCGGTCCTGGCCGAGGCCGAGCGGCTCGTGCGCGACGACTGGCACCTGCCGACGATGCGCATGACCGTCATCGACGTCCGGGCCGAGCTGATCGCCTACTACCAGCGCCGCGGCTACGTCCGCACCGGCGTCCACCGACCGTTCCCGTACGGCGACGAGCGCTTCGGCGAGCCCAAGCGCCCCGATCTCCGGTTCGAGGTCCTCGAGAAGCAGCTCGGGACCGGCGCGTAG
- a CDS encoding SDR family NAD(P)-dependent oxidoreductase, translating to MTIARPGAPSGARRGTLARMSDFPRTGIVTGASRGMGAVIAEALARRGIALVLAARDAAGLAETEARCAVHGHPVHVVPTDVADPRQLAALVAAAADRLGDVDLLLNNAGVEEVGFFEDLSPEEIELHTRVNLIAPMQLARAVLPGMLARPRPHRQHGVGGGPGADGLRRDLRRHQGRADQLLALAPRQPAGARHPGAGVGDLPRVRRGHRHVRRPAGPVRLPGAGPGRLDPRRRGRARGDPDDRGGPPRDRRQRQADQAAGGGGPHLAALHGLAAGQAQHRPHALADRRGAPRRAQGRRR from the coding sequence ATGACGATCGCGCGCCCGGGCGCGCCATCCGGAGCCCGGCGTGGCACGCTCGCGCGCATGAGCGACTTCCCCAGGACAGGCATCGTCACCGGCGCATCACGCGGCATGGGCGCCGTCATCGCCGAGGCCCTGGCGCGGCGCGGGATCGCGCTGGTCCTGGCCGCGCGCGACGCGGCGGGGCTGGCCGAGACCGAGGCGCGCTGCGCCGTGCACGGCCATCCGGTGCACGTGGTCCCGACCGACGTGGCCGACCCGCGCCAGCTCGCCGCGCTGGTCGCCGCCGCCGCCGACCGGCTCGGCGACGTCGATCTGCTGCTCAACAACGCCGGCGTCGAGGAGGTCGGCTTCTTCGAGGACCTGTCGCCCGAGGAGATCGAGCTGCACACGCGGGTCAACCTGATCGCGCCGATGCAGCTGGCGCGCGCGGTGTTGCCCGGCATGCTGGCGCGACCGCGGCCACATCGTCAACATGGCGTCGGTGGCGGGCCTGGCGCCGATGGGCTTCGGCGAGACCTACGGCGCCACCAAGGCCGGGCTGATCAACTTCTCGCGCTCGCTCCGCGCCAGCCTGCGGGCGCGCGGCACCCAGGTGCGGGTGTCGGCGATCTGCCCCGGGTTCGTCGAGGGCACCGGCATGTACGCCGACCAGCAGGTCCAGTACGGCTTCCAGGCGCCGGGCCTGGTCGGCTCGACCCACGTCGACGAGGTCGTGCGCGCGGTGATCCGGACGATCGAGGAGGACCTCCCCGAGATCGTCGTCAACGACAAGCCGATCAAGCCGCTGGTGGTGGCGGGCCTCACCTCGCCGCGCTTCATGGACTGGCTGCTGGGCAAGCCCAGCATCGGCCGCATGCTCTTGCCGATCGCCGAGGCGCGCCGCGCCGAGCGCAAGGCCGCCGCCGCTGA
- a CDS encoding CDP-alcohol phosphatidyltransferase family protein, translating to MSTPATAPESPPPPAAGAPARRPPGWFGIKDLFTTINALGGVVAICLCIDGEPFWAGLSILIGYTFGDTLDGWVARKLGTSNLFGAEYDTISDHLAHCIAPGAIVYTVYRDVDLGLVPWFQHVLAIALGGSIMVTASIRHARNIARPISYRGIWIGLPRTVLGFLPIAYVNAALTAHIPGGYWIGVPVILGASVAALTYLPFPNHHLPRRHHWYARLWIVATFGGLAAVALLAPRYLFDGLFVVTFSYSTGSWIVLTPDERRAFREAVRKGLAEASA from the coding sequence ATGAGCACCCCTGCCACCGCCCCCGAGAGTCCGCCGCCGCCCGCCGCCGGAGCGCCCGCCCGGCGCCCGCCCGGCTGGTTCGGCATCAAGGACCTGTTCACCACGATCAACGCCCTCGGCGGCGTGGTCGCGATCTGCCTGTGCATCGACGGCGAGCCGTTCTGGGCCGGCCTGTCGATCCTGATCGGCTACACCTTCGGCGACACCCTCGACGGCTGGGTGGCGCGCAAGCTCGGCACGTCGAACCTGTTCGGCGCCGAATACGACACGATCTCCGATCACCTCGCGCACTGCATCGCCCCCGGCGCGATCGTCTACACGGTCTACCGCGACGTCGACCTGGGCCTGGTGCCGTGGTTCCAGCACGTGCTGGCGATCGCGCTCGGCGGGTCGATCATGGTGACCGCCTCGATCCGCCACGCCCGCAACATCGCCCGGCCCATCAGCTACCGCGGGATCTGGATCGGCCTGCCGCGCACGGTGCTCGGCTTCCTCCCGATCGCCTACGTCAACGCAGCGCTGACGGCGCACATCCCCGGCGGCTACTGGATCGGCGTGCCGGTGATCCTGGGCGCGTCGGTCGCGGCGCTGACCTACCTGCCGTTCCCGAACCACCACCTGCCGCGCCGCCACCACTGGTACGCGCGGCTGTGGATCGTGGCGACCTTCGGCGGCCTGGCCGCGGTGGCCCTGCTCGCGCCGCGCTACCTGTTCGACGGCCTGTTCGTCGTGACGTTCAGCTACTCGACCGGCTCGTGGATCGTGCTCACGCCCGACGAGCGCCGCGCCTTCCGCGAGGCCGTGCGCAAGGGCCTGGCCGAAGCCTCGGCGTGA
- a CDS encoding SET domain-containing protein, producing MTAADLDGDVVDRRAPTPAVNEPGWAPLPARAVATPTAAERATAVARVLAWATEAGAEIDGVELHVDARGDGSVRAARAIAAGQTLVMIPRRLMIVSDELAASATGATDLGVDAHSPCDALAAWLPQEARRTDSPWRHFLGALPAHLAELPMFHGDDDLAPLAGTAARRLAADLHRDVVDTYAALPPELRARVPLADFAWGRAIVASRGFNAPFSLDDRLAFIPVVDLFNHGHGDTTWHYDPVTERYQVRAARDIAAGAEVHFAYGAKSNAKLLASYGFALAENPAGEALLEFATMPDVGRSARRPWAPLPAASVVVGAEPDDRFLRALSSARRLAAADDGRGRADDDDHDDVPWLGAEVERAALDTLSNAARRSRARLTALDAAPSNSAWHRACALVRAGERAVLAQLIEFVALATPHLADPTPAALRAAAAALSPAGGAAHTLARAYLDALADALTTARAPHAR from the coding sequence ATGACGGCGGCAGATCTCGACGGCGACGTGGTCGACCGGCGCGCGCCGACGCCCGCGGTGAACGAGCCCGGCTGGGCGCCGCTGCCGGCGCGGGCGGTCGCCACGCCGACCGCCGCCGAGCGCGCGACCGCGGTCGCGCGCGTGCTCGCGTGGGCGACCGAGGCCGGCGCCGAGATCGACGGCGTCGAGCTCCACGTCGACGCGCGCGGTGACGGCTCGGTGCGCGCCGCCCGGGCGATCGCGGCGGGCCAGACGCTCGTGATGATCCCGCGGCGGCTGATGATCGTGAGCGACGAGCTCGCGGCCTCGGCGACCGGCGCCACCGACCTCGGCGTCGACGCCCACAGCCCGTGCGACGCGCTGGCGGCGTGGTTGCCGCAGGAGGCGCGGCGGACTGACTCGCCGTGGCGCCACTTCCTCGGTGCGCTGCCGGCGCACCTCGCCGAGCTGCCGATGTTCCACGGCGACGACGACCTCGCCCCGCTAGCCGGCACCGCGGCGCGGCGGCTGGCCGCCGACCTGCACCGCGACGTCGTCGACACCTACGCCGCGCTGCCGCCCGAGCTGCGCGCGCGCGTGCCCCTGGCCGACTTCGCGTGGGGCCGGGCGATCGTCGCGTCGCGCGGCTTCAACGCGCCGTTCTCGCTCGACGATCGCCTCGCGTTCATCCCGGTCGTCGACCTGTTCAACCACGGCCACGGCGACACCACCTGGCACTACGACCCCGTGACCGAGCGCTACCAGGTCCGCGCGGCCCGCGACATCGCGGCCGGCGCCGAGGTCCACTTCGCGTACGGCGCCAAGAGCAACGCCAAGCTCCTCGCCAGCTACGGCTTCGCGCTCGCCGAGAACCCCGCCGGTGAGGCGCTGCTGGAGTTCGCGACCATGCCCGACGTCGGGCGCAGCGCGCGCCGGCCGTGGGCGCCGCTCCCGGCGGCGTCGGTCGTCGTCGGCGCTGAACCCGACGACCGCTTCCTCCGCGCGCTGTCGAGCGCCCGGCGGCTCGCCGCCGCCGACGACGGCCGCGGCCGCGCCGACGACGACGACCACGACGACGTCCCATGGCTGGGCGCCGAGGTCGAGCGCGCCGCGCTCGACACGCTGTCGAACGCCGCGCGCCGCAGCCGCGCTCGCCTGACCGCGCTCGACGCCGCACCGTCGAACAGCGCCTGGCACCGGGCCTGCGCGCTGGTCCGCGCCGGCGAGCGTGCGGTCCTCGCCCAGCTCATCGAGTTCGTGGCCCTGGCGACGCCCCACCTCGCGGATCCGACGCCCGCCGCGCTGCGCGCCGCCGCGGCGGCCCTGTCACCCGCAGGCGGCGCCGCGCACACCCTGGCGCGCGCGTACCTGGACGCGCTCGCGGACGCGCTCACGACCGCCCGCGCGCCGCACGCACGATGA
- a CDS encoding TerD family protein: MHPLNSLYLRRKRKVIVPAGADALPLGYVATALKNLERLGFTCSPPLLARLRTLSERDLAATYGQLVSTLRKLKGADVAWQPMYPNFPRQVMEAADAELYVNALMHYLGDWVGLRIMPVYPVADRPPLIEAVELEVLDLGDDAELRAIARNLIGAATSISAQDQDDLRALLIHYGADLTEVLPPEIPHKENLAFTAGVLLEHKVASDVLLTRYFRTATDVLRLAVARSDGDVSLAAPTKFRSFARAERRLLVALVDRLAAPDEDLWRHREAWLRLGERLHPGELADRYPKAGAAFARLRAGERPATFNRQVEHALRTPDVARALARLRTRPGELARRLDHLLRLATPAQQPAVLDAFTTAAGEVSTPVLLQVLTHFEHRGAPEAVRPIFPKGDAAKVVTVPNTLPPLPPAVTAAVVVACEGALRTRFARLAPLGKVYVDPQLATYLVPSSQRSASKALRTLVRGSRIPLPAGGTLRFFLWWKEGLVEGKPTGRVDIDLSAALYDDAFTYREHISWTNLRSGKLHGAHSGDITSAPDGACEFIDLDLASVRDYGVRYIVASAFAFTSQPFCNLPECFVGWMMRTEPASGEIFEPATVVDRVDLAADQRIAIPAIIDVVTREVIWTDVAHRQPPQWTATVERNRSSLGQLVQAMTVLHKTSLHRLWGLHADARGTRVDTAAEADTVFSVETGTTPRDLEVIMAEYLA; the protein is encoded by the coding sequence CTGCACCCGTTGAACTCGCTGTACCTGCGCCGCAAGCGCAAGGTCATCGTCCCCGCGGGCGCCGACGCGCTCCCGCTCGGCTACGTCGCGACGGCGCTCAAGAACCTCGAGCGGCTCGGCTTCACGTGCTCGCCGCCGCTGCTGGCGCGCCTGCGCACGCTGTCCGAGCGCGACCTCGCCGCGACCTACGGCCAGCTCGTGTCGACGTTGCGCAAGCTCAAGGGCGCCGACGTCGCGTGGCAGCCGATGTACCCGAACTTCCCGCGCCAGGTGATGGAGGCCGCCGACGCCGAGCTGTACGTCAACGCGCTCATGCACTACCTGGGCGACTGGGTCGGGCTGCGGATCATGCCGGTCTACCCGGTCGCCGATCGGCCGCCGCTGATCGAGGCGGTCGAGCTCGAGGTGCTCGACCTCGGCGACGACGCCGAGCTGCGCGCCATCGCGCGCAACCTGATCGGCGCCGCGACCTCGATCTCCGCGCAGGACCAGGACGACCTGCGCGCGCTGCTGATCCACTACGGCGCCGACCTCACCGAGGTGCTGCCGCCGGAGATCCCGCACAAGGAGAACCTGGCGTTCACGGCCGGCGTGCTGCTCGAGCACAAGGTCGCCTCGGACGTGCTCTTGACCCGCTACTTCCGCACCGCCACCGACGTGCTGCGCCTGGCGGTCGCGCGCTCCGACGGCGACGTCAGCCTGGCGGCGCCGACCAAGTTTCGCAGCTTCGCGCGCGCCGAGCGCCGGCTGCTGGTCGCGCTGGTCGATCGGCTGGCGGCGCCCGACGAGGATCTCTGGCGGCACCGCGAGGCCTGGCTGCGGCTCGGCGAGCGCCTGCACCCGGGCGAGCTGGCCGATCGCTATCCCAAGGCCGGCGCGGCGTTCGCGCGCCTGCGCGCCGGCGAGCGGCCGGCCACGTTCAACCGCCAGGTCGAGCACGCGCTGCGCACGCCCGACGTCGCGCGCGCGCTGGCGCGGCTGCGCACCCGCCCCGGCGAGCTGGCCCGGCGCCTCGACCACCTGCTGCGGCTGGCGACGCCGGCGCAGCAGCCGGCGGTGCTCGACGCGTTCACGACCGCCGCGGGCGAGGTCAGCACGCCGGTGCTGCTGCAGGTGCTCACCCACTTCGAGCATCGCGGCGCGCCCGAGGCGGTGCGGCCGATCTTCCCCAAGGGCGACGCCGCCAAGGTGGTCACCGTCCCCAACACGCTGCCGCCGCTGCCGCCCGCGGTGACCGCGGCGGTCGTCGTCGCGTGCGAGGGCGCGCTGCGCACCCGGTTCGCGCGCCTCGCGCCGCTCGGCAAGGTCTACGTCGATCCGCAGCTCGCCACGTACCTGGTGCCGTCGTCGCAGCGCTCGGCCAGCAAGGCGCTGCGCACGCTGGTGCGCGGCTCGCGCATCCCGCTGCCGGCCGGCGGCACGCTGCGGTTCTTCCTGTGGTGGAAGGAGGGCCTGGTCGAGGGCAAGCCCACCGGTCGGGTCGACATCGATCTGAGCGCGGCGCTGTACGACGACGCGTTCACGTACCGCGAGCACATCTCGTGGACCAACCTGCGGTCGGGCAAGCTCCACGGCGCCCACAGCGGCGACATCACGTCGGCGCCCGACGGCGCCTGCGAGTTCATCGACCTCGACCTGGCGTCGGTGCGCGACTACGGCGTCCGCTACATCGTCGCGTCGGCGTTCGCGTTCACGTCGCAGCCGTTCTGCAACCTGCCCGAGTGCTTCGTCGGCTGGATGATGCGGACCGAGCCGGCGTCGGGCGAGATCTTCGAGCCCGCCACCGTCGTCGATCGGGTCGACCTCGCCGCCGACCAGCGGATCGCGATCCCGGCGATCATCGACGTCGTCACGCGCGAGGTGATCTGGACCGACGTCGCGCACCGCCAGCCGCCGCAGTGGACGGCGACGGTCGAGCGCAACCGCTCGTCGCTCGGGCAGCTGGTCCAGGCGATGACCGTGCTGCACAAGACCAGCCTGCACCGCCTGTGGGGCCTGCACGCCGACGCGCGCGGGACCCGGGTCGACACCGCGGCCGAGGCCGACACGGTGTTCTCGGTCGAGACCGGCACCACGCCGCGCGACCTCGAGGTGATCATGGCCGAGTACCTGGCGTGA
- a CDS encoding 2OG-Fe(II) oxygenase: MTSLVRSLSAFEPWSFDRAALGALGRARHATYRDAQPYPHVVLDGVLGDARSATLARAFPPATHPRWKRRDHAEQAGRLGQLQRAAFEDVPGELRWLLAELGGMAFLDFLGALTGQRGLIADPHFTGAGLLATVAGGHLALHADFNRDSARHLDRVLTVLYYLTVTWDEAWGGELELWDRARTGCQVRIAPVRDRLVVLAHGDDHWHGHPTPLRCPDDQLRAVVAAYYYAARAVPGDDDGAHGAIWA; the protein is encoded by the coding sequence GTGACGTCGCTCGTCCGGAGCCTGTCGGCGTTCGAGCCGTGGTCGTTCGACCGCGCGGCGCTGGGCGCGCTGGGCCGGGCCCGCCACGCGACCTACCGCGACGCCCAGCCGTACCCGCACGTGGTGCTCGACGGCGTGCTCGGCGACGCGCGCTCGGCCACGCTCGCGCGCGCGTTCCCGCCGGCGACCCACCCGCGCTGGAAGCGGCGCGATCACGCCGAGCAGGCCGGGCGGCTCGGCCAGCTGCAGCGCGCGGCCTTCGAGGACGTCCCTGGCGAGCTGCGCTGGCTCCTCGCCGAGCTCGGCGGGATGGCGTTCCTCGACTTCCTCGGGGCGCTCACCGGACAGCGCGGGCTGATCGCCGATCCGCACTTCACCGGCGCGGGCTTGCTCGCGACCGTGGCGGGCGGGCACCTCGCGCTGCACGCCGACTTCAACCGCGACAGCGCGCGCCACCTCGATCGCGTGCTGACGGTCCTCTACTACCTCACGGTGACCTGGGACGAGGCCTGGGGCGGCGAGCTCGAGCTGTGGGACCGCGCGCGCACGGGCTGCCAGGTCCGGATCGCGCCGGTGCGCGACCGCCTCGTCGTCCTGGCCCACGGCGACGATCACTGGCACGGGCACCCGACGCCGCTGCGCTGCCCCGACGATCAGCTGCGCGCGGTGGTCGCCGCGTACTACTACGCCGCGCGCGCGGTGCCCGGCGACGACGACGGCGCCCACGGCGCCATCTGGGCGTGA
- a CDS encoding OsmC family protein: protein MTTAAAIAVVAHHPGITVTFPGGKRVDAHIGSFTIATDQPAAGGGAESAPAPFDLFLASIATCAGIYALGFCQARGLSTEGLRLEQEVIDDPATHLPAHVILRVTPPIGFPARYRDALARAVDSCKVKKTIARGPAFAVELTAADA from the coding sequence ATGACCACCGCCGCCGCTATCGCCGTCGTCGCCCACCACCCCGGGATCACCGTCACGTTCCCGGGCGGGAAGCGGGTCGACGCGCACATCGGCAGCTTCACGATCGCGACCGATCAGCCGGCTGCCGGCGGCGGCGCCGAGAGCGCGCCAGCGCCGTTCGATCTGTTCCTCGCGTCGATCGCGACCTGCGCCGGCATCTACGCGCTCGGGTTCTGCCAGGCGCGGGGCCTGTCGACCGAGGGCCTGCGCCTCGAGCAGGAGGTGATCGACGACCCCGCGACGCACCTGCCCGCGCACGTCATCCTGCGCGTCACGCCACCGATCGGCTTTCCGGCGCGCTACCGCGACGCGCTCGCCCGCGCCGTCGATAGCTGCAAGGTCAAGAAGACCATCGCCCGCGGGCCGGCCTTCGCGGTCGAGCTGACCGCGGCCGACGCCTGA